In a genomic window of Occallatibacter riparius:
- a CDS encoding (R)-mandelonitrile lyase — MEIKPAGTQPSGKGPADWFTGTVRIDPLFTAPEPARAAGASVTFEPGARTAWHTHPLGQTLIVTAGCGHAQKWGEPIQEIHPGDVVWFAPGEKHWHGAAPTTSVTHIAIQEKLDGKMVDWLEHVTDEQYEPA, encoded by the coding sequence ATGGAGATCAAACCCGCAGGCACGCAGCCCTCCGGCAAAGGGCCAGCCGACTGGTTCACCGGCACGGTCCGGATCGATCCGCTCTTCACGGCACCTGAGCCAGCGCGTGCGGCTGGCGCCAGCGTCACCTTTGAGCCCGGCGCGCGCACGGCGTGGCACACGCATCCACTCGGCCAGACACTCATCGTCACCGCCGGCTGCGGCCACGCGCAGAAATGGGGCGAACCCATCCAGGAGATCCATCCTGGCGACGTCGTCTGGTTCGCGCCCGGCGAGAAGCACTGGCACGGTGCCGCTCCCACCACCTCCGTGACCCACATCGCTATTCAAGAGAAGCTCGATGGCAAAATGGTCGACTGGCTGGAGCACGTAACCGACGAGCAGTACGAGCCCGCCTAA
- a CDS encoding aldo/keto reductase produces the protein MQTRKLGKSNLEVSALGLGCMGMSFSYGPPKDKQEMISLMHAAVDRGITFFDTAEVYGPFANEELVGEALEPYKGKVAIATKFGFNLNPDGSPGWQGLNSRPERIRRVAENSLKRLRVDVIELFYQHRVDPDVPIEDVAGTVKDLITEGKVKHFGMSEAGAQTVRRAHAVQPVTTVQNEYSLWFRRPEEELIPMLEELGIGLVPYSPLGKGFLTGKMDASTELGSDDFRSRLPRFQAEARKNNQAVVDLLARIGSEKGATPAQIALAWLLAQKPWIVPIPGTTKLHRLEENIGAVNIELTPEDLREIDEAAAKIKIQGERYPEALEKMTGL, from the coding sequence ATGCAAACGCGCAAGTTAGGAAAGAGCAATCTTGAAGTCTCCGCCCTTGGCCTCGGGTGCATGGGCATGAGCTTCAGCTACGGGCCGCCGAAGGATAAACAGGAGATGATCTCGCTGATGCATGCGGCGGTGGATCGCGGCATCACTTTCTTCGACACGGCGGAGGTGTACGGACCTTTCGCGAATGAAGAACTGGTCGGCGAAGCACTGGAACCGTACAAGGGGAAGGTCGCTATCGCCACCAAGTTCGGATTCAATCTGAACCCGGACGGAAGCCCGGGATGGCAAGGGCTCAACAGCCGTCCCGAACGCATTCGCCGGGTCGCGGAGAATTCGCTGAAGCGGCTGCGCGTGGATGTGATCGAGCTGTTTTATCAGCATCGCGTCGATCCCGATGTGCCCATTGAAGATGTCGCCGGTACGGTGAAGGACTTGATTACGGAAGGCAAGGTGAAGCACTTCGGCATGTCGGAAGCGGGTGCGCAGACCGTGCGCCGCGCCCATGCAGTGCAGCCCGTGACGACTGTGCAGAACGAGTACTCTCTGTGGTTCCGGCGGCCCGAAGAGGAACTGATTCCTATGCTGGAGGAACTCGGCATCGGTCTCGTGCCGTACAGCCCGCTCGGCAAAGGCTTCCTCACTGGAAAGATGGACGCGTCTACCGAACTCGGCAGCGACGACTTCCGCAGCCGGCTGCCGCGGTTCCAGGCCGAAGCCCGCAAGAATAACCAGGCAGTGGTTGACCTGCTGGCGCGCATTGGCAGCGAGAAAGGCGCAACTCCCGCGCAGATCGCACTGGCCTGGCTTCTGGCGCAGAAGCCGTGGATCGTTCCGATTCCCGGAACGACCAAGCTGCACCGGCTCGAGGAAAATATCGGAGCAGTGAACATCGAGCTCACGCCCGAAGACCTGCGTGAAATCGACGAAGCTGCCGCGAAAATCAAGATCCAGGGCGAACGTTATCCAGAAGCGCTTGAGAAGATGACTGGCCTGTAA
- a CDS encoding NAD(P)-dependent alcohol dehydrogenase: MYNAKAYATPSATSPFAPTTIVRRDPTDKDVQIEILFCGVCHSDVHTARDEWKEVMPTVYPCVPGHEIVGRVTKVGSAVTKFKVGDIAAVGCMVDSDRTCPECKAGLEQFCNNMEFTYNFPDKHTGKVTYGGYSDSIVVDEHFVLNVPSNLDLAGAAPLLCAGITTYSPMKHWCVTEGKKVGVVGLGGLGHMGVKFAHALGAHTVVFTTSPSKVEDAKRLGADEVVISKDANEMAKHAGSFDFILDAVAAQHDINAYINMLRRDGNITMVGAPDKPLPVGVFGLLFRRRSFSGSLIGGIAETQEMLDFCGKNNITSDVEVIPIQKINEAYDRVVKSDVKYRFSIDMASLKAE; this comes from the coding sequence ATGTACAACGCGAAAGCTTACGCTACTCCCAGTGCGACATCGCCGTTTGCTCCCACCACGATCGTGCGGCGCGATCCAACCGACAAAGACGTGCAAATCGAAATTCTTTTCTGCGGCGTCTGCCACTCTGACGTGCACACCGCACGCGATGAGTGGAAGGAAGTGATGCCCACCGTCTATCCCTGCGTGCCCGGCCATGAAATCGTGGGCCGCGTCACCAAAGTGGGCTCCGCAGTCACAAAGTTCAAGGTAGGCGACATTGCCGCCGTGGGCTGCATGGTTGATTCCGACCGGACCTGTCCCGAGTGCAAGGCCGGGCTCGAGCAGTTCTGCAACAACATGGAATTCACCTACAACTTCCCCGACAAGCACACCGGTAAGGTCACATACGGCGGATATTCAGACAGCATCGTTGTGGATGAGCACTTCGTGCTGAATGTGCCGTCGAACCTCGACCTGGCCGGAGCCGCGCCGCTGCTCTGCGCGGGCATCACCACCTACTCCCCCATGAAGCACTGGTGCGTGACCGAGGGCAAGAAGGTTGGAGTTGTCGGACTCGGCGGACTCGGCCATATGGGCGTGAAGTTCGCGCACGCTCTGGGCGCGCACACCGTTGTGTTCACGACGTCACCCAGTAAGGTAGAAGACGCGAAGCGCCTTGGCGCGGATGAGGTGGTGATCTCGAAGGACGCGAACGAAATGGCGAAGCACGCGGGCAGCTTCGACTTCATTCTCGACGCTGTCGCCGCCCAGCACGACATCAACGCCTACATCAACATGCTCCGGCGCGACGGCAACATCACCATGGTCGGCGCGCCCGACAAGCCGCTTCCGGTCGGCGTGTTCGGCCTGCTCTTCCGCCGCCGCAGCTTCTCCGGCTCGCTGATCGGAGGCATCGCCGAAACGCAGGAGATGCTCGATTTCTGCGGCAAGAACAACATCACCTCCGATGTGGAAGTGATTCCGATCCAGAAGATCAATGAGGCGTACGATCGCGTCGTGAAGTCCGACGTGAAGTACCGCTTCTCGATCGATATGGCATCGCTCAAAGCGGAATAA
- a CDS encoding AraC family transcriptional regulator codes for MRTQTRVDSKIKQNARVEQIRADLVRKIMAHCKGEGIAGTPIPGLMLYRRSEPTACTSAAYKPSLIVYVQGKKRINVGQSTLVCDETTFLLTSIDLPVVSQVIGATREKPILCLTLDLETPEVRRILSEHELPDSGQPASARGMSVGETTAELLDACSRLVDLLDAPQDIPFLAAHIEREVIYRLLRSPQGAHLRAIATLGEQSNRTAKAVSWLKENYAKPLRVEELAGVAQMGVSTLHHHFRSLTAMSPLQYQKQLRLHVARERMLNGLDAASAAFEVGYESASQFSREYSRFFGQPPMRDVKSQRLPGAEPRE; via the coding sequence ATGCGGACGCAGACCAGAGTGGACTCTAAGATCAAGCAGAACGCACGCGTTGAGCAGATTCGCGCTGATCTGGTGCGGAAGATCATGGCGCATTGCAAAGGGGAGGGCATTGCCGGCACTCCGATTCCTGGGCTGATGCTCTACCGGCGCAGCGAGCCAACGGCGTGCACTTCGGCGGCCTACAAGCCTAGCCTGATCGTCTACGTACAGGGAAAGAAGCGGATCAACGTGGGCCAGTCCACGCTGGTGTGCGATGAGACGACTTTTCTTCTCACTTCGATCGATCTGCCGGTAGTGAGCCAGGTCATCGGCGCCACGCGTGAGAAGCCAATCCTCTGCCTCACGCTCGATCTTGAAACGCCCGAAGTGCGGCGCATTCTCAGCGAGCATGAACTGCCGGATTCAGGACAGCCCGCCAGCGCCCGCGGCATGTCCGTGGGCGAAACAACGGCGGAGTTGCTCGATGCCTGTTCGCGCCTTGTGGACCTGCTGGATGCGCCGCAGGACATCCCCTTCCTCGCCGCGCACATCGAGCGCGAAGTCATCTACCGGCTTCTCCGCAGCCCGCAGGGCGCGCATCTGCGCGCCATCGCAACGCTCGGAGAACAGAGCAATCGCACAGCGAAGGCCGTGTCGTGGCTCAAGGAGAACTACGCCAAACCGCTGCGCGTGGAAGAACTGGCCGGCGTCGCGCAGATGGGCGTCTCCACCCTGCACCATCATTTCCGCTCATTGACTGCGATGAGCCCGCTGCAGTATCAGAAGCAGCTCCGCCTTCATGTAGCGCGCGAGCGCATGTTGAACGGCCTGGATGCAGCCAGCGCGGCATTCGAGGTTGGCTACGAAAGCGCCAGCCAGTTCAGTCGCGAGTACAGCCGCTTCTTCGGCCAGCCGCCCATGCGCGACGTGAAGAGCCAGCGCCTTCCCGGCGCCGAACCGCGCGAGTAA
- a CDS encoding M16 family metallopeptidase, translated as MTIERNLRRTVLPNGLIVLTERMEHLRSVAMGVWIKSGSRGEAAETNGISHFVEHMVFKGTRNRTAQHIAREMDSIGGNLDAFTGKETICFNVKSLADHVPIALDVLSDLVLNPVFASSDIERERGVILEEIKIDEDNPDVLVHELFTQSFWKDHPLGKPILGTTQTVNRLDQPKLLDYHSGRFHAGNMVFSAAGNLAHDEFVEAVAKQFAPLHSGQPLTELAAPVSSARILLKNKKALEQVQICLGVPSPAITDENRYATLILNTVLGGGMSSRLFQTIREERGMAYSVFSDLSPYRDTGTLCVYAGTSAAKALECIDLVMTEFRKLKEEPLSDEELTRAKDQLKGNILMGLESSNSRMANLARQEIYFGQFFSADEIIAKVEAVTPEQVQAMAQRLFDPEKIAVTLLGRLDGIKLNRQRLVC; from the coding sequence ATGACTATCGAGCGTAATCTTCGCCGCACCGTGCTGCCCAACGGTCTGATCGTACTGACCGAGCGCATGGAACATCTCCGTTCCGTGGCCATGGGCGTTTGGATCAAATCGGGTTCCCGCGGCGAGGCCGCCGAAACCAACGGCATTTCCCATTTTGTTGAACACATGGTGTTTAAGGGCACCCGCAACCGCACTGCCCAGCACATAGCCCGCGAGATGGACTCCATCGGTGGCAATCTGGATGCCTTCACCGGCAAGGAAACCATCTGCTTCAACGTGAAGTCGCTGGCCGACCACGTGCCCATCGCCCTCGACGTGCTATCAGATCTGGTCCTCAATCCTGTCTTTGCTTCCAGCGATATAGAGCGAGAACGTGGAGTAATCCTTGAGGAAATCAAGATCGATGAGGATAACCCCGACGTGCTCGTCCACGAGCTCTTTACCCAGAGTTTCTGGAAGGACCACCCACTCGGGAAGCCGATCCTGGGCACTACGCAGACAGTGAACCGCCTCGACCAGCCCAAGCTGCTCGACTACCATTCCGGGCGTTTCCACGCAGGGAATATGGTCTTTTCGGCAGCAGGCAATCTCGCGCACGACGAGTTCGTCGAGGCGGTAGCGAAGCAGTTCGCTCCTCTCCACAGCGGACAGCCGCTGACCGAACTGGCGGCGCCTGTATCGAGCGCGCGCATTCTGCTGAAGAACAAGAAGGCTTTGGAACAGGTGCAGATCTGCCTTGGGGTTCCTTCCCCGGCTATCACCGACGAGAACCGCTACGCCACGCTGATCTTGAACACGGTTCTGGGCGGCGGCATGAGCTCGCGCCTCTTCCAAACCATCCGCGAAGAGCGCGGCATGGCTTACTCGGTCTTCAGCGACCTGAGCCCCTACCGCGATACGGGGACGCTGTGCGTCTACGCCGGCACTTCGGCGGCCAAGGCGCTGGAGTGCATCGACCTGGTCATGACTGAATTCCGCAAGCTGAAGGAAGAGCCTTTAAGCGACGAGGAACTGACCCGCGCCAAGGACCAGCTCAAGGGCAACATCCTGATGGGGCTGGAGAGCTCGAACTCGCGCATGGCCAACCTGGCGCGTCAGGAGATCTACTTCGGCCAGTTCTTCTCGGCCGACGAGATCATCGCGAAGGTGGAAGCAGTGACGCCGGAGCAGGTGCAGGCAATGGCGCAGCGGCTCTTTGACCCGGAGAAGATCGCGGTCACGCTGCTGGGCCGGCTGGATGGGATCAAGCTCAACCGGCAGCGGCTGGTCTGCTAG
- the rlmN gene encoding 23S rRNA (adenine(2503)-C(2))-methyltransferase RlmN, with translation MNPEKSQLVSLGETNVSPRKFLFGMGRAELAALMKEMGEPAFRGAQLAEALYRQRVADISDITTLPKSLRERLAAGNWTVGRPRIAQVFRSVDGTERYLVEGQSGTDTVETVWMPEGDEGESGDGSDAGDEELSPAGRTSHRTRATICISSQVGCAVNCQFCLTARLGLQRNLSAAEIAGQVIAVLDRHAVEIGRDRLNLVFMGMGEPFLNYESFMAAVRMLVEEADLSPQRMTVSTSGIVPGIQKFALEPPELRPKLAISLNAPNDDVRSQIMPINRKWPIETVVDAVRGIRLRPRERVTFEYVLLGGVTDRPEHAREVARLVRRTGLPAKVNLIAWNPGPGVPYSTPDPNAADNFKRSLAGEGIAAYLRRPRGRDIYAACGQLKRTVEQ, from the coding sequence GTGAATCCCGAAAAATCACAACTCGTTTCGCTGGGTGAGACGAACGTTTCACCGCGTAAATTCCTCTTTGGAATGGGCCGCGCCGAACTGGCCGCACTGATGAAGGAGATGGGCGAGCCCGCATTCCGAGGCGCGCAGCTGGCCGAAGCCCTGTACCGCCAGCGAGTTGCGGACATCAGCGACATTACGACCCTCCCCAAATCGCTGCGCGAACGCCTCGCAGCCGGGAACTGGACCGTCGGCCGGCCGCGGATCGCTCAGGTCTTCCGCAGCGTCGATGGCACCGAGCGGTACCTCGTCGAGGGGCAATCCGGAACCGACACTGTTGAGACGGTCTGGATGCCGGAAGGTGACGAGGGCGAGTCCGGGGACGGAAGCGATGCGGGGGACGAGGAACTTTCTCCCGCCGGGCGGACTTCGCACAGAACGCGCGCTACCATCTGCATTTCAAGCCAGGTGGGCTGCGCCGTCAACTGTCAGTTCTGCCTGACCGCCCGCCTTGGCCTCCAGCGGAACCTGTCGGCCGCCGAAATTGCCGGCCAGGTGATCGCCGTTCTCGACCGCCATGCCGTGGAGATCGGGCGTGACCGGCTCAATCTGGTCTTCATGGGAATGGGCGAGCCGTTCCTGAATTACGAGAGCTTTATGGCGGCGGTCCGGATGCTTGTGGAAGAAGCTGACCTCAGCCCTCAGCGGATGACGGTTTCGACTTCAGGGATCGTGCCGGGCATCCAGAAGTTTGCGCTCGAACCGCCGGAACTTCGCCCCAAGCTGGCCATCAGTCTCAATGCGCCGAATGACGATGTCCGCAGCCAAATCATGCCGATCAACCGCAAGTGGCCAATCGAGACCGTGGTCGATGCAGTCCGCGGCATACGGCTCCGTCCTCGCGAGCGGGTCACCTTCGAGTACGTTCTGCTGGGCGGCGTCACTGATCGACCCGAGCACGCGCGCGAGGTTGCCCGGCTCGTCCGTCGCACGGGACTGCCTGCGAAGGTGAACCTGATCGCGTGGAATCCTGGCCCAGGAGTGCCCTACAGCACGCCCGATCCGAACGCGGCAGACAACTTCAAGCGCAGCCTGGCGGGTGAGGGAATTGCCGCCTATCTTCGCCGTCCGCGCGGGCGGGATATTTATGCGGCGTGCGGGCAGTTGAAGCGCACCGTGGAGCAATAG